One Primulina huaijiensis isolate GDHJ02 chromosome 5, ASM1229523v2, whole genome shotgun sequence DNA segment encodes these proteins:
- the LOC140977644 gene encoding uncharacterized protein, translated as MRQRRWLELVKDYDCTISYHPGKANVVSDALCRKSGVQLGSMIQKPLLLDLQRSEITLVEEGTIARLSTLVIRPTLIYRIKHEQQLDTLLLDLRAKVEKKGNSEFKLNSDGLITFQCHICVPVGDAIHRDVLTEAHTSPYSVKIKHKRPAGLLQL; from the exons atgcgtcagagaaGGTGGTTAGaacttgtgaaggattatgattgcacTATCAGTTACCATCCAGGAAAAGCGAATGTGGTTTCTGATGCATTGTGCCGAAAGTCAGGTGTGCAATTGGGTTCTATGATTCAAAAGCCTCTGTTGTTGGATTTGCAGAGAAGTGAGATCACATTGGTTGAGGAAGGTACGATCGCTCGACTTTCAACCTTAGTTATTCGACCGACTTTGATTTACAGAATTAAGCATGAGCAACAGTTGGATACTCTTTTGTTGGACTTGAGAGCAAAGGTAGAGAAGAAGGGGAATTCTGAGTTTAAATTGAACAGTGATGGCCTGATTACATTTCAATGCCATATTTGTGTTCCTGTTGGTGATGCTATTCATCGTGATGTTTTGACGGAAGCTCATACTTCACCTTATTCA gtaAAGATTAAGCACAAACGACCTGCGGGCTTATTGCAATTGTAA
- the LOC140977643 gene encoding uncharacterized protein: MMRKSDKERQFRRQQFVQKGQASVQGGKGRHKGKGKEEYRGKAPAVLSESDKPLCPKCHKPHKGECLVGSNKCYRCGGVAHIAINCTQSSGKGQVQGRIFSLTKERINPDSSIISGTILISEKVATTLIDIGVTHSFISEEFMHSLGLAPIGKIVHFSIVLPSGDYIHSSSVIRACPVQVDEELLFADFIVIPMIEFNVILRMDWLSTYRAVIDCVAKIVRFPSGHGDSRVFTGSGTSLGLSFISCLQMQRMLVKGCHGFLASVVDVTREGSGNVSDIDIVKDYLDVFADDVTGLPPDREVEFVIDIVRGIAPISKALYRMAPTEMKELKSQLQELLDKGLLDRVHGGHRYYL; encoded by the coding sequence ATGATGAGAAAGAGTGATAAAGAAAGGCAATTCAGGAGGCAACAATTTGTCCAAAAGGGTCAAGCTTCAGTTCAAGGAGGAAAAGGCAGGCACAAGGGGAAAGGAAAGGAAGAATATCGCGGTAAAGCTCCTGCGGTGCTATCTGAATCAGATAAGCCTTTATGTCCTAAATGCCATAAACCACATAAAGGAGAGTGCCTAGTTGGAAGCAACAAATGTTATAGATGTGGAGGTGTTGCGCACATTGCGATCAATTGCACTCAATCATCGGGCAAGGGCCAAGTTCAGGGGCGTATTTTCTCTTTGACCAAGGAAAGAATTAATCCCGATTCGTCAATCATTTCAGGTACCATTCTTATTTCAGAAAAGGTAGCTACTACTCTTATTGATATTGGCGtcacacattcttttatatctgagGAATTTATGCATTCTCTGGGTCTTGCTCCTATCGGTAAAATTGTCCACTTTTCTATTGTGCTTCCTTCGGGAGATTATATTCATTCTTCAAGTGTGATTCGAGCGTGCCCTGTTCAAGTAGATGAGGAATTGTTGTTTgctgattttattgtcattccCATGATTGAGTTCAATGTTATTTTGagaatggattggttatctaCTTATCGAGCTGTGATAGATTGTGTAGCCAAGATAGTGCGTTTTCCTTCAGGGCATGGTGATAGCAGGGTCTTCACGGGGTCAGGTACTTCCCTTGGCCTTTCTTTTATTTCCTGTTTGCAAATGCAACGGATGTTGGTTAAGGGTTGTCATGGGTTTCTAGCATCGGTGGTGGATGTAACTAGAGAAGGGAGTGGGAATGTGAGCGACATTGATATTGTGAAGGATTATCTTGATGTATTTGCGGATGATGTGACGGGATTGCCACCGgatagagaggtggaatttGTTATTGATATTGTACGAGGTATTGCACCGATTTCTAAAGCCCTTTATCGAATGGCCCCAACTgaaatgaaagagttgaagagtcAATTGCAAGAGTTATTAGATAAGGGATTATTAGACCGAGTTCATGGGgggcaccggtattatttgtga